From Pristiophorus japonicus isolate sPriJap1 unplaced genomic scaffold, sPriJap1.hap1 HAP1_SCAFFOLD_785, whole genome shotgun sequence, one genomic window encodes:
- the LOC139256824 gene encoding zinc finger protein 436-like codes for MENPWKCGDCGKGFNCPSALETHRRSHTRERPFTCPACGKGFTRSSHLTEHQRVHTGERPFTCTVCGKGFTYSSSLLAHKRIHTGERPFTCSVCEKGFTCSSSLVRHQRVHTGERPFTCPVCGKKFTASSHLIEHKRVHTGERPFVCPVCGKRFAKSSHHLSHQRAHTGERPFICSVCGKGFTNSFDLHAHQRIHTGERPFTCSVCGKAFTRSSHLTEHQLVHTSKRPFKCSDCEKSYKSRNDLMKHQRTHTGERPFICSECGKGFTLSSNLLTHQRIHTGERPFICSECGKGFTRLSNLQSHQRVHK; via the coding sequence atggagaatccatggaaatgtggggactgtgggaagggattcaattgcccctctgcactggaaactcatcgacgcagtcacaccagggagaggccgttcacctgccctgcgtgtgggaagggattcactcgttcatcccacctcactgaacaccagcgagttcacactggggagaggccgttcacctgcactgtgtgtgggaagggattcacttattcatccagcctgctggcacacaagcgaattcacactggggagagaccgttcacctgctccgtgtgtgagaaaggattcacttgttcatccagcctggtgagacaccagcgtgttcacactggggagaggccgtttacctgtcccgtgtgtgggaagaaattcactgcatcttcacacctcattgaacacaagcgagttcacactggggagagaccgttcgtcTGTCCCGTATGTGGGAAACGGTTTGCTAAATCATCTCATCATCTGagtcaccagcgagctcacacaggagagaggccgttcatctgctctgtgtgtggaaagggattcactaattcattcgATCTTCATGCTCACCAGCGTATTCAtaccggggagagaccttttacctgttctgtgtgtgggaaggcattcactcgttcatcccacctcactgaacaccaacttgttcacaccagtaagagaccgtttaaatgttctgactgtgaaaagagctataaaagcagaaatgatctgatgaaacaccaacgcactcacactggggagaggccgttcatctgctccgagtgtgggaagggcttcactctttcttccaacctgctgacacaccaacgcattcacactggggagaggccattcatctgctccgagtgtgggaagggcttcactcgtttatccaaccttcagtcacaccagcgagttcacaagtga